Proteins found in one Nitratiruptor sp. SB155-2 genomic segment:
- the pilO gene encoding type 4a pilus biogenesis protein PilO: protein MSTLLQKIDSFFSQKSDFEKLVYYSLIFLMIVFIAYEYILPLSKKKLAQERRAKEAIEQKLNMDKAYIASISRNGDETYLIKQLLKEKKEKKEKLAYLLDEKNYLSIKLKELTPLLYNKKKWASFLDSITAKANKYKIDVEYIANEFIQNTKEFGHVLEIEVDAKGNFKNILAFLNSLEESDLVTDVYEISMKGKSPIQLHLKVSVWGINY, encoded by the coding sequence ATGAGTACATTATTACAAAAAATTGACTCCTTTTTTTCACAAAAAAGTGATTTTGAAAAATTGGTGTATTACTCGCTCATTTTTCTTATGATTGTTTTCATTGCCTATGAATATATCCTTCCCCTTTCAAAGAAGAAACTGGCTCAAGAAAGGCGTGCAAAAGAAGCCATTGAACAAAAACTCAATATGGATAAGGCATATATAGCTTCCATCTCAAGGAATGGTGATGAAACGTATCTTATCAAACAACTACTGAAAGAGAAAAAAGAGAAAAAAGAGAAACTTGCTTACCTATTGGATGAAAAAAATTATCTCAGCATAAAACTCAAAGAGCTTACTCCACTTTTATACAATAAGAAAAAATGGGCTTCTTTTTTGGACTCGATCACCGCAAAAGCTAATAAATACAAAATAGATGTAGAATACATTGCAAATGAATTTATCCAAAATACGAAAGAGTTCGGTCATGTACTTGAGATTGAAGTTGATGCCAAAGGCAACTTCAAAAATATCCTTGCATTTCTCAACTCACTCGAAGAGAGTGACCTTGTTACGGACGTTTATGAGATTTCAATGAAGGGCAAGTCACCTATTCAACTCCATTTGAAGGTATCGGTATGGGGAATAAATTACTAA
- the mshL gene encoding pilus (MSHA type) biogenesis protein MshL: MKKSLLFLLLSITLLFAANRCDDKLFSIKSTSGISIKEYIDNLAQECDYTIIIKDKFAKKRLYKRLQKISLHNVTLHDFLNLLLTENDLTYELNDNVLKIGYLITKTFHVDYVTSKRTGETVTDASVDVGNSLTGTAGSTTTTSTTRSSGSGDVNKITSKDEFDFWKDISTEIHGILNRPEDEYQAPDPIVNINAGLITVTATKKQIERVEKYIATIQNRLHNEVMIDVSILAVILNDQYTNGIDWSRFSLLVNGDYGADNTFTPGTNTKLLSYTREGSGTSTSNFNVQRTIGSYFDASVNLAGIINFLEKNGQVITLSNPKLMTLNNQPAIISIGDTINYNVPTSIVISQNGGLGTQSFTPSSVFIGILLNITPEITENGEIILRINPSISEPRDPKQLDQTTNENGIRQIAPDISEKKISSVVKVKDGSTLILGGLISNIKNFTINGVPVLRDIPVLGGLFRSKARNNKRFELVFIIKPRIIKESSTDNYSLKDLGYSIVDHAKK, from the coding sequence ATGAAAAAGAGTCTTCTTTTTTTACTACTTTCGATCACACTACTATTTGCGGCAAATCGATGTGATGATAAACTTTTTAGTATCAAAAGTACATCCGGGATATCAATTAAGGAATACATAGACAACTTAGCCCAAGAGTGTGATTATACTATCATTATAAAAGATAAATTTGCCAAAAAAAGACTCTATAAAAGATTACAAAAAATATCTTTGCACAATGTCACACTCCATGATTTTTTAAATCTTTTATTGACAGAAAACGATCTTACATATGAACTCAATGACAATGTCCTTAAAATAGGATATCTCATTACTAAAACGTTTCATGTGGATTATGTAACATCGAAAAGGACTGGTGAAACAGTGACTGACGCATCTGTCGATGTGGGGAATAGTCTCACTGGTACGGCTGGCAGTACAACAACGACTTCAACTACTCGCTCTTCTGGAAGTGGTGATGTCAACAAAATCACCTCCAAAGATGAATTCGACTTTTGGAAAGATATCAGTACCGAAATACATGGTATTTTAAATAGACCAGAAGATGAATATCAAGCGCCAGATCCTATTGTCAATATCAATGCTGGATTAATTACAGTAACAGCTACAAAAAAACAGATTGAAAGAGTAGAGAAATATATAGCAACAATTCAAAATAGACTGCATAACGAAGTGATGATCGACGTCTCTATTCTAGCAGTCATTCTTAATGATCAATACACTAATGGAATAGATTGGAGTAGATTTTCACTTCTTGTCAATGGTGATTATGGTGCAGACAACACTTTCACCCCAGGAACAAATACAAAACTACTCTCGTATACCCGAGAAGGCTCAGGAACTTCAACGAGCAACTTTAATGTACAAAGAACTATAGGATCATATTTTGACGCTTCTGTCAATCTAGCTGGAATTATCAATTTCCTTGAAAAAAATGGTCAAGTAATTACGCTATCGAATCCAAAATTGATGACACTCAATAATCAACCTGCTATAATTTCCATAGGTGACACTATCAACTACAATGTTCCTACCTCCATCGTCATTTCACAAAACGGTGGTCTTGGGACGCAATCATTCACACCTTCTTCGGTTTTTATAGGTATTCTTCTCAATATAACGCCAGAAATTACAGAGAATGGTGAAATCATTCTTAGAATCAATCCTTCCATCTCCGAACCGAGAGATCCGAAGCAACTTGATCAGACAACGAACGAAAATGGTATCAGGCAAATCGCACCAGATATAAGTGAAAAGAAGATCTCTTCCGTTGTTAAAGTCAAAGATGGATCGACACTCATTCTTGGAGGTTTGATATCAAATATTAAAAATTTCACAATCAACGGTGTACCAGTATTACGAGACATTCCAGTACTTGGAGGATTGTTTCGAAGCAAAGCAAGAAACAATAAACGATTCGAACTCGTTTTTATAATCAAACCAAGAATCATCAAAGAGAGTTCAACAGATAATTACAGTCTCAAAGATCTAGGGTACAGTATAGTTGATCATGCAAAAAAATAG
- a CDS encoding ATP-binding protein, producing the protein MQKNRNNIYEEAKKVFIDTNSPKDYVKFESNIRYLQHLHEFYNSDQKISIIIGKPGIGKSMLLKRFVYENPHPKLLLYDKPFFKKYELEKQLAKDLLGQNSKNFIEDIEKNLKDFEYTVILDEVQLYDDYMLEFVRIASDTKKVKFILSLHEIENESALTKEHFTSRIFSYITIKNPSLPELFVYFQKKLLSSNLYELSESLKKKDFQFIYQYTQGNLRDTNKFLYTLFDILSYFNENKPSTLKSLKIPKKFLEMSAIHLGYINA; encoded by the coding sequence ATGCAAAAAAATAGAAACAATATCTATGAGGAAGCAAAAAAAGTTTTCATTGATACCAATTCACCTAAAGATTATGTGAAGTTTGAATCAAATATTCGTTATCTGCAACATTTGCATGAGTTTTACAATTCTGACCAAAAAATCTCTATCATCATAGGCAAACCGGGCATTGGAAAAAGTATGCTACTCAAAAGGTTTGTCTATGAAAACCCACATCCTAAACTCTTATTATATGACAAACCTTTTTTCAAAAAATATGAACTAGAAAAACAACTCGCAAAAGATCTCTTGGGACAAAATTCCAAAAACTTTATTGAAGATATTGAAAAAAATCTGAAAGACTTCGAGTATACAGTAATTTTGGATGAAGTGCAGTTATATGATGATTATATGCTTGAATTTGTACGAATTGCCAGTGATACGAAAAAAGTGAAATTTATTCTGTCTCTTCATGAAATCGAAAACGAATCTGCTTTAACAAAAGAACATTTCACCTCACGTATTTTCAGCTATATAACTATAAAAAACCCTTCGCTTCCCGAACTGTTTGTCTATTTCCAAAAGAAACTTCTTAGCAGCAATCTTTACGAGCTTTCAGAAAGTCTCAAAAAAAAAGATTTTCAGTTTATCTATCAATATACGCAAGGAAACTTGAGAGATACCAACAAATTTTTATATACACTATTTGATATTCTTTCATATTTCAATGAGAATAAACCCTCCACATTAAAATCATTGAAAATTCCAAAAAAATTCCTTGAGATGAGTGCCATACATTTAGGATATATCAATGCATGA
- a CDS encoding GspE/PulE family protein, with protein sequence MGKERLIEFLQKHFRLNFDQNSNSVSTIINYLIDQGHLSQTQIVQEIAKALRLGKLEIQDINALPSNLLTKVLQTYAKILNIEYIDLDSYPIDIKLISKIPLNILKKYHFLPVKETELNIIVAVSDPLDIGAQEQAQRLFPKKPIKIALTSAQQLEYFLNKLELNENIREYINEIRKDLQTGGTNKEDLQESSAILKLIEAIIKTAVLSRASDIHIEPTEHNCIVRNRIDGILTEKFIFDRDIYPPLSSRIKLLANLDIAEKRKPQDGRFSAQILGKEFDFRVSTLPIITGESIVMRILDKQKAMIPLEEAGMSRKNFEIFTKALKTPYGIILVTGPTGSGKSTTLYGALNMIRSVEKKIITVEDPVEYQINMVQQAQVNPKIGFTFATALRSILRQDPDIVMIGEIRDEETLRIATQAALTGHLVLSTLHTNDAISSINRMIDMGIEPYLVSGALIAIEAQRLVRKICPYCKTEIEIEPNILAEIKKYLPKQYKFYKGKGCKHCDFTGYSGREMICEILKVDDEIARLIAKEAPKEKIEEVAIAKGFRTMFEDGIIKALEGSTTIDEVFRVTRLQ encoded by the coding sequence ATGGGAAAAGAGCGATTGATCGAGTTTTTACAAAAACATTTTCGTCTCAATTTTGATCAAAACAGTAACTCTGTTTCAACTATTATCAATTATCTCATCGATCAGGGTCATTTGTCCCAAACGCAAATCGTACAAGAGATAGCAAAGGCTCTTAGACTTGGTAAATTAGAAATCCAAGATATCAATGCTCTACCCTCCAATCTTTTGACGAAGGTCTTACAAACATACGCAAAAATACTCAATATTGAGTATATCGATTTGGATAGCTATCCGATCGATATCAAACTGATCTCCAAAATACCTCTCAATATATTGAAAAAATATCACTTTCTGCCTGTCAAAGAGACCGAATTGAATATCATTGTCGCAGTAAGTGATCCACTCGATATAGGTGCTCAAGAACAAGCGCAACGACTTTTTCCGAAAAAACCGATAAAAATAGCCCTCACATCTGCACAGCAACTCGAGTATTTTCTCAATAAGCTGGAACTCAATGAAAATATACGAGAATATATCAACGAGATTAGAAAAGACCTGCAAACTGGAGGCACCAATAAAGAAGATCTTCAAGAATCGAGTGCAATTCTAAAACTTATTGAAGCTATAATAAAAACCGCAGTCCTCTCCCGAGCCAGTGATATCCATATAGAGCCGACTGAACACAATTGTATAGTTAGAAACAGAATCGATGGCATTTTGACTGAAAAGTTCATTTTCGATAGGGACATTTATCCACCACTTTCCTCTCGAATCAAACTTTTGGCCAACCTTGACATTGCAGAAAAAAGAAAACCGCAAGACGGGCGTTTTAGTGCACAAATTTTGGGAAAAGAGTTTGACTTCCGTGTATCGACGCTCCCTATAATCACGGGGGAATCCATCGTTATGAGAATTTTAGATAAACAAAAAGCCATGATCCCCTTGGAAGAAGCGGGCATGAGTCGAAAGAATTTTGAAATTTTTACAAAAGCGCTCAAAACTCCGTATGGAATCATTTTGGTAACTGGTCCCACTGGCAGCGGTAAATCGACAACGCTTTATGGCGCACTCAATATGATACGAAGTGTTGAGAAAAAGATCATTACAGTTGAGGATCCCGTGGAGTACCAAATCAACATGGTCCAACAGGCCCAAGTCAATCCAAAAATAGGTTTTACTTTCGCTACCGCCCTGCGATCAATTCTTAGACAAGATCCTGATATTGTAATGATTGGTGAGATACGAGACGAAGAGACACTGCGTATAGCAACGCAAGCGGCACTTACCGGACACCTGGTGCTATCAACGTTGCATACCAATGACGCGATCAGTTCCATTAACAGAATGATCGATATGGGGATAGAGCCCTACCTTGTCAGTGGTGCCCTGATTGCTATAGAAGCACAGAGACTTGTCCGAAAAATCTGCCCATATTGTAAAACTGAAATCGAAATAGAACCCAATATTCTTGCCGAAATTAAAAAGTATCTACCCAAGCAGTACAAATTTTACAAAGGGAAAGGATGTAAACATTGCGATTTTACAGGGTATAGCGGTCGAGAAATGATTTGTGAAATTTTAAAAGTGGATGACGAGATAGCAAGACTCATCGCAAAAGAGGCCCCAAAAGAAAAAATAGAAGAAGTTGCCATTGCAAAGGGGTTCCGCACCATGTTCGAAGATGGAATCATAAAAGCTTTAGAGGGATCGACCACAATAGATGAAGTATTCAGAGTAACGAGGTTGCAATGA
- a CDS encoding tetratricopeptide repeat protein, producing the protein MHEYELLEKRWKRYKRKKTLRIIIIATLFLSLVPLIYFSKPILTEQFLQHSDTKPVVKKVVHKKQTNIQQQKSDTKQETNISKKRVVAKISRKNIPKENVKKETLFLPNKNFEKDLKKIFEEESTKSENRVQKESAHIVKKNPVVKKLPQKSFDQKTENVIVIQKKDAKLASLISNFYNAPTYSKALIIAQKFYEQKKYENALKWSLKANELNKKSEKSWILFAKSMYKLGQKEKALQTLQFYLQKNPLSKKAKSLYFSMRKGLFNE; encoded by the coding sequence ATGCATGAATACGAACTCCTTGAAAAGAGATGGAAAAGATATAAACGAAAAAAAACACTACGAATAATTATAATCGCAACTCTTTTTTTGAGCCTCGTACCATTGATATATTTTTCTAAACCGATATTGACGGAACAATTCCTACAACATTCAGATACAAAACCTGTCGTAAAAAAAGTTGTTCACAAAAAACAAACCAATATTCAGCAACAAAAATCAGATACCAAACAAGAAACCAATATATCAAAAAAGAGAGTAGTTGCAAAAATCTCTCGTAAAAACATTCCTAAAGAAAACGTAAAAAAAGAGACGCTTTTTTTACCGAATAAGAATTTTGAAAAAGATTTGAAAAAAATTTTTGAGGAAGAATCCACAAAATCAGAAAACCGTGTTCAAAAAGAGTCGGCACATATCGTTAAGAAAAACCCTGTGGTAAAAAAATTGCCACAAAAGAGTTTTGATCAAAAAACAGAAAATGTTATCGTGATTCAAAAAAAGGATGCCAAGCTAGCTTCACTGATTTCAAATTTTTATAATGCACCAACCTATTCCAAAGCTCTCATAATTGCACAAAAATTCTATGAGCAAAAAAAGTATGAAAATGCTTTAAAATGGAGTCTAAAAGCCAACGAACTTAACAAAAAAAGTGAAAAGAGCTGGATACTTTTTGCAAAATCTATGTACAAGCTAGGACAAAAAGAGAAGGCTTTACAAACACTTCAGTTTTATCTTCAAAAAAACCCATTGTCAAAAAAAGCCAAATCTCTCTATTTTTCAATGCGAAAAGGATTATTCAATGAATAA